From the Telopea speciosissima isolate NSW1024214 ecotype Mountain lineage chromosome 9, Tspe_v1, whole genome shotgun sequence genome, the window ATAAATATCCTATAGAGGTAGAAACGAGACACCAAACAAATATCATGTGTGTCTGTATCATTCACAACTTCATCCGAGACGCACAAGAGAAAGACGACATATTTGAAGAGTATGAAGATGAAGATAGGATCCAGATGAATCATCGAAAAATGATAATATCCCACTTGAGAGTAGTACTAGCAGACAATGTAGTAAGGCAAGAGAGATGGATATCATTAGGAAGAGGATTGAAAATGAGTTGATTATAAAATAGGATTTCCAAAAATTATTTGAATCTTAAAACACTTGTATTAATTTTGGATACTAAATATTTCattgccttttattttttattttttatgaaactaCATTTCCTCCTATTTGTAATCATGTTGGATGATATGTTTGATATATTGAACACATTTTGATTTATACTTTCATTTTTATTATGTACGTTGATGTTTTAGACATGAACAAATTCCATATGATCTTAGAGAGCTATGAACCTTGAAAGACCCATGTGTCCCTGGGGACAAGGTCGGATGTTGTTGAAGGTGTCTCGTACACATCAAAACCGAGGACGAAGGTTTTTCAAATGCTCCACAAATGAAAACCATGAAAGCCATTTCTTGTGGGTAGACACCCACTATTCTGATGAGGATATTGATAACAAAGTCCATGATAATTGTCTCAACAATGGCAATCGTAATCATCCACTTTAGGAAAATCCACCAAAGTATGTCGTATTTgatattataattttttgttgATATGGTACCTGATCACATCAATTGTTCTTGTTTACATTTTATTTCAAATATAAACAATTTTATATAAGGgaaaattgcctagatctactatAGATaataaaaagatttacaaaattggTAGATGTAAATTAATTATGTTTTACAGTCACAAGTTACaatgttgaaaagatttaccaaattcCCTTATAAGGAGAAAAACTCAATGAAtatcctaaactacccctagcatccttctctttcaattttttcctttatttaaccttttactttttagttttttattgatCCTGCCCtttgttctttttctccttcctccgGTGAACATTTCTGTAACCACTCCTTCCTTCCTCCCCTACAACTCCGCACCACCACTGCCATCCACCTCCTCCCTCCCTCCTGTTCTTGACCCTTCTCTTCcctgcaacccccccccccagtcCTGTGAAACCATTTCTTGCTTTCTATGGAGATCTACTTCTCCTTCCTTGCTGATGAGGGTGCACGTCTATCTAAGATGAAAGGCTACAAATGCTGCATATTGACCTACATGTTTtttcgggaaaaaaaaaactacattttTAACCTAACCTTCTTTAGTTCTTCCCGACATGTGCCCCTCACAATGCCCTATGGAAAAACAATAGAATAAACTGATCAATGTTGAATTACCCTAcctggaaaaaagaaaaaaaaagataaacagAAACTTTGGAGAAGTAATAAAGTCCTTAAAAGCTCATAAAGAGAGGGTTTTGGATATTTCCAAGCAAATTGGGAAAATTCAGAATGGATTGGGGATTGGATGCAAAACCGACAGGAAACGTCTAGATTAAAAGAATAATTTCAATGAATCTAAGCATGCGTTGATGGATGATGGCAAAGGGTTTACTCGGGCGAGGCAGAACATAAGAACATTACGGTTTTGAGTCCGAGAGAGGGATGAAGGGGTGGATGGAAGTGGCCGTGGCGGTGGTAGAGGTAGTGCGGGCCAATTTGCAGGGtggagggtggggtgggggatgCAGGGGACGGCAGagggagaagggggagggggtgggacTAGTGGCGGAGGTGTTCTTCCATCGGAGGCAgacgagaagaagaaataaaaaataaaaaatagaaaagttaAATGAAAATacagagggaagaaagaagcatgctaggggtattttaggttattcCTCAAGCTTCTTTCACTCATATGGGGATTTGGAAAATCTTTTCAACATTACTATTTAtgattgtaaaacataatttttttggggtaaatttcacggacaccccctgtaagtatatgAAATATCACAGACATATCAAACTTTagaaaaatatcacagacaccccctactttatgattttatttcaacttagtccactccattaggtctgtgcagttaagtcactgttaactctttttaaatggcaaaattacccttaccacagggtgaactccccataatacccttacattCCAAAGCTCTTCTTCTCATCCAATCGTTCTCTTCTCCataaataaatagggaaaaCGAACTGATTAATTAAagttataagagaaaagagaaaaccatttccttttctctttctttaatcttcTTAATTGGATGTCCGTGATTAGTGGAAATTACAGTCAAATTTATTGTTTTACttggtttctctttctttcttcttttccgaAGAACACCACCAACCCAACACCAAAACAGCGACGTCGATCATGTCCTCGATAGAGCTCACGCAACTCTTGGTCATGCCGCTGCTTGGTGCCCTCTCACACTCCTGAACAGTGTTCTGAAGGATCTTCTCCATGCTAGAGTTCTCCGTCGCGTGGAAGATCTGTTTCAGCTCCGAAAATTGGGAAGTCGAGAATGTTAGAAAAAACTCTCTTTGAAGAAGGAAATTTCAAACTGCTTTGAACGCAATCTcgctatcttaaaggagatatttgccccACACAACAAATTCACCTTcaggaatcaacaaagcaatGAAAGTAAAACACAAAACTCCTTTTAGAGATACTGAATTGTAAGAGAGAGATATATTTCGTTTGAACACAGGActtctattttatagaagtggagagcacctcttctgaatagacatatctattcattctgtatccattagatcgattgccatccgatctaacggtccagattaAACCGGAGATGAACCTGTTCACAACAGTCATATCCTATCAAACGTGACTGTAGGATCTTCTAAGTGCGTGCGTAcgccactaacgcctctacaACCCATTGCCCACTCCGCGTGTGCGCGTGCGCGTGTggggatgattatgccatagaatgtctcccttttccggtttaattcaagagataaaaaagataatataataaataccatttataaccCTTGTAGTTTACTGATGTGGGATTAAggcatttttttcaaaataacaaAGTATTTATTTAATCTTTCATTTTATTACAATTTATCTAACAGAGAATTGTAGTTTCAATGCGATGGAACGAGGCAAGAACGATCTCTTTAGCATCTTGTCTTTGATGTCGGACATCGGCATTACAGTCCCCTGTTTCAGCATCAATTCACCGAAGAACTCCCTTGTTCTACCCACCTGTTCTTCGATTGAGCTGATTTTGTTTTACTTTAAGTTTCAGATTGTGGGGTTCGGTTCTTGTATTTGGCCAAAAGTCCACTATCacctttgttttcctttgacAGTGGTGTTctctggagaagaagaagaaagaaaacatttATTCTTGAAATCACCCTTCTTCAACACCATGTTCCTCCGTCGAACAACATCTCCTGATTAATTAAAGGAAAACGAAGGTGATTCTCATATTTTCAAGCTTgatttgatcttctctcttctgttcGCAAAATTTGTGCATGGTGACCACCGAGAAATTCATGAAACCTCCCTtaaatttattaaaagaaaaaatagtatTAAGTTGTGAAAACATTAACCAACTCGATCAAGACTCGGGTTTTCGTTcccagaaaacccaaatcccTTCATTTTTGTCTAAAAATTTTGATCGACATGATCAATGCTCAAAAGATTCTCTGCTGAGACTTAATGAACTACTTTAGCAGGGGAGGCGAGGTGACTGTTATTACCCTACGAGAAAAATCCGTAGTTGTGAAGACTGAGAGGTTAAAATTGGACATTTCAACTATGggtgctaactgtgcttaatGTCAgcgggaaggttgatattttgacaagATTTGATATGTCTCTCCCAATTGACTAACTTGTAGGGTTGTCCATgaaatttaccttttttttttggtaagaattgtaaaacataattaaCATCTACCCTTTTTATAAATCTTTTTTATATTGAGTAGATCTAAGCAATTTTCCGTTTATATAATAACAGGTGCCTTCACTTCTGGACTAATTTAAAAGTTGTGGACGGATTTGGAAAAAGTAGTTTGTGACGTACGGTTTTGTACATTTTATACTTTGAAGAACATAAGAAACAATAATGTTGTAGGGGAAAATTACCGAGAGTGGTCCAATGCGCATCGTGCGGCTGTGCACCatccatgtgtgcacagtgagccccaccatgcacacatgggtggtgcaTAGCCACACGATGCGCATAGATCCCCcaatactgggggcgataaagatccaATTATAGGTGGCATTTTATGCAAATTTTtgtaaacaagagagaattgtTTTAAGTACGACCCATACAGGTTTCTGTTTTTTCCTAGTtattgaaactttttttttattagtgtTCGCATACAGTATTTAAGGTCGATGCAAAAACATGGAAACACAAAATAAACTATGCCGGAACAGAAATGTTGCCAATACTCATGACAGCATTCTTTAAGTAGCAAAGCAAAATGTAACTTCACTCCCACAAATTCAACCACTAGAGATTAGCTGATTCTTAATCTTTAATTGCATGAAGGACTTGCACTGTTCTGTACATGACAAGTtccacatcagaatgaattacaGATCCTAAAAAATCAGGAGCTAAAAACTCATAAGATTACAATCTTAATGAGCAATTTGAAACAGCAGAACTGGAGACGATCCACCATACACCATGCAACATGCACCACCATGCAAGAGGGGAACCGTTGGAAGAAACCAATTCAATAGCCAAATTGCAGATTTGTCCACCAAAAGATGATCCTCCAACAAGCATTGGAGTTGGTCTCATGTACGTGCCAATTACTGAAGTTTTTTAGAAGCATCAGATCTGGTCTAATGAATGTGCTAAGTTGCCCGAGTCAACTGACAGAATTGAAACTTGAGTTTATGTAAGTGCTAGTTGCTCAAGTCCTGCGCATTTCTCACAGAGATATTGAAGGCACTGGAACTGAACTCATGAATTGGCGGGTGTGCTTAGTTGGTCGAGTCTTGGAAATACTCTGGAGGCACTGAGGGTGGGCAGCACTTCTTGGCCACAAACTTGTACTAACACACATAATAGGCACGTCAGTTGGAAGTGGGTGTGACTAGGCCCCATCTAAACAATCCATAATCATTCTTTCAATGTTttactgtgtgtgtgtgtgtgtgtgtgtgtgagagagagagagagagagagagatttagtTACCTTATGCTGACTATACTTCTCCTTGATTGCCGGTAAACCAGTATTATGACTATTACAAGCAAGATGGTGAAGAGCCTTAACACAGTCCCGCAGTTCAGAAGGCTTATACAATGTATAATGCCCAACGGTAGCATTCTGCAACATCCAGTTCAGAATAAAATCAAGATCAGAATTAAATCTTTGCAAAACCGTAGGCATGGTGGCCCTTGGTTTTGGGTCACATTGAGATGATGTGGCCAATATGGGCAGTTGGACAAAAGGCTGTCCTAGTGTTGTccatatgtcaaatttggtTGTCCTACTCAATCATATAACCCACTTTATATTGAAAATTTCCCTTGTATTCAGTTGTTAAATCCATCCTGTCTTTCTTGATTATTTCAACCATTTCGGGCCCTGGTGCAACAGTAagtttgctccattgtgaccaaggggtcatgggtttgagtctggaaacagtctctgtacgaaagcaggggtaaggtgcgtaaattatgacccttcccagatcccgcagtggcgggagcctcgtgcactgggtacgcccttttttcgTCTTTAAGGATTCAAAGATCAGGATCAGAGAATGGATCTGCAGCCACCGATCCCGATCCAGCCCAATCCCAGACTGATTCCACAGGTATCAGCTGGATGGGTGACTGCTGATCCCAATCCAGATAGGTCGAACGGGCTGATCCAATCCCAATGCTTAAAACCCTGTGTCTTCTGCATGACAAAATCCATTTGACTTAAAAGTTGACAGGTGGTAGATAAGGGACCAACCTGTACACCAATTGTGGTACCAGAGAAGGTGCCACATGGTAGTTGTAACTTGTGAGTAGGCCATTGTGCCACCAGCTTCCCACAAACTTTCGATATGAATATTTTAGgacagggttttaaaaaaaggaagggTTGGGGATAATTGGTACGCATTGAAAAATGCTTTTTATTTTAGTACTAAACAGGGTTTCTGAATTCTAATGACAAGAACACACATGCATACCCATGGTCTCTTTGACGGGTGGAGTATAAAGTTTGCCAAGAAAATTGCAGAAGCAGCTATCAGCGATGGAGCATAACGAAGCATGCCATACTCGAGGAGGGACAACTCTGCAAGGTAGTTGGTCAGGCATTCCAACTGCAACAATGAAACCTGGAATAGGACAGTGCACAGATGGACAATCGTCAATGGGCATTATGGACAGTACTGAAAACTTGTTAACAAGGACAGACACAAATTGCAATGTTTGCCATGGCATTAGTTgtgaaaatttaaaagaaaaagaagtctcAATGACAGTGCTTCAAAAAGTGCCCTTGTTACATAGGTTAAAAGGGGCTACCAGTTTGTGGGACATACCTCGTTGCTTCCTTGAACAGCACGTACAAATCGCCTTTTTGATGTGCCAACAGAATAAAAGGTCAATAGAATTAACAATCTTTGTAATCATATCATAAATATGAAAATAGACAAGGCAGAAAAAAACTACTCATTACCTTAAAAAACATTTAACTGTTGGTGCTGTCATTTCGAACTTCAAGTAATTCAAAACAGCAGCCTCCATTTGCAAGACCTGTGACAACAAGACTGGAAGATATCATTTTACATATTCTTAAAAGAAAAGTAAACAACAGAAACAACAATTTGAAAAAGCATTCATGGATGGAAAACATAACAGGCACCTCTTCCTTGAAGTATGTGTTGTCTGTTATGTAACAGAACTCTTCTACCTGAGGTGCACAAATCTCCTCGTATTTACTGAAAGAGTTATTATCGATGGCTGTTAGTATCCACTGAACTCCTTTATCGCTGGATAGTTATAGGACATAAAACTGCagaaaaagaataaatgaaCAACAGAGGAAATGGAGTTTATATCTTACGCAGCTATCATCATGCAGGCAACACCAAGCAACTGTAACCTTTGCCTATTCATGACATTACCAGAAAGATAGCGATCAATGTAGTTAACAGTCAAATATAGTGTATCAGGTACGAGCCTGTATTCTTCAGCAACCTACAGTGGAAGACGGTAAGATTTTCAttagaaaacaaagaaataaatagaTATTTTCAAAGTCAAAGGTTAAAATGGATTACCTCCACAAGCCAATCAATCATTATTGCACGCATGCTGGCGTTGATATCCCTCTGAACTTCTTCCATAAAGTTTGTGGAAGGCCTCTTCTTGGTCTGTTACACCCCAggaagtaaataaataaagtgaaTATAATATTTGAAATGAACTAGAACATGGAAGAAAAAGGGCCTTCTGATGCAAAAGGATGACAAAATTTCTTGGATTGGAGCCTTTTATTCTTGGATAGGAAACAAGtttctattcttcttatttctcttcGTTTTTTTCCTATGGCTGTGTGACTCTGCTTGCACACGTCAGGGAGAATGATGCCTGAGGCCCTGAATGCACACATGATGACACAAGATATTCCACATCTCTCCATATCAGTTATAGTTTGGGGCTGAGATATTCCACAACCCCCTAAAACATAATTCTTATAATTTTCCCAAATATAAATGACAAAATCTTCAGTCACTTTTCTAATAATTTTTACAAATTTAAGTATCAAAGAGAGTGGATAATATAATAGGGAAGgagttttctgtccgagagtgtggcctacgccagcactcccatgtgtctttctctctcctcctcaaaacaaggggccagaggtgtcttttcatatagggaggagagagatagactcatgggaatgatggtgtaggccatactcccgggcagagttctttttcccaatataTTATTCAGGTCGTGAACCACTAAAATTTAAACATATTCATATTTACTGCAGTTTCACTAACAAGGGGGTGATATATTACTTTCAAACCACagaattatatataaaaagatAATTAGTACAGGACCACTGCTTATGCATTTCCTAACCCAGACAAAAAATCCAATCTCTACTCCCTCAAATCTTAGCAATAAACAATGATATTTAATCTCAGCAACAATTACATCAAATCATATTTCAGAATACATAttgaaacataaaagaaaatgagaataaATAGGACCAGCTCAGCATATACAGTATACTACACAAACTCTGGgtgaagaaaacaagaaagaatcATAGAAAGCAGAAAAGAAAGGTTgtagaacagaaaagaaaacacGTAGCACCTCAGATGCACGCAAGTGTTTGTAAATGTCACAGGCAATGGTAGCACATAGTTGTGGATCCTTGTAGTTGTCAGCAAACTCAACTATTTTGTCAGACAAATCCATTTCCATATGTATATCTCGCCTGCAGATATCCCCTGAAGAATAATATTAAACAGAAACAAGATGCTCAGAGTATAAAGTACACCATGAGAATTTCAAGTCAAAGAAAGTGAGCACCAAgcttaaacaaaaataaataactaaaaacCCATTAGTTAAAGTTGAGACCTGTTGCTGGTTCAATGTGATCCGAAATATATAGATTGTTACATGTTCTTCTCTCTATAAAAGCAACAGCTGAAGCATCAGCATTGTCGATGTATTCAATGTCCGAACTCTTCAAAGAGTCACATGTAGACATCATTTCATCCAAAGAGACTGAACCTCCATCCGATTGACTTGGAGAAATGTCCATGCTGCAAGGGGCTAGAGGCATCACATAACTGGATATAGGTCCATCACTTCTTTGTACAGAAACATGCTTGCAGGAAACAACTGTACTTGACTTCACAAAGGAGGATTCGGGCACAGAACTTCGAGCAAAAACTGTAGTTCGAACATCAGAAGataccttctttattttggcaGTTTTAGTTGCAGATGGCGCCTTTTCAAAATAGCAAGcagatttgattattttttctttttgttgttaaaATACAGAAAACTATATACTTTTCAAACCAGAGTGAGACCATAAACTCCTCCTAAGTGAACCTCAAAAATAAAAGGTGAACATCAGATTCCTGATTCCAATAATTGAGAAACAAACCATAAGAAGTAATTTGCTCAAGTAAAGAAAAGATCATTTGATACACATGATAGTGGCATCAGGGCATTACCAGTATGATCACCAGAGGTCCATTTTTTCTGGTTTGAAAATGATAAGACTTCAGTTTACTTACTTTCTAAAGTCGGAGTTCTCAGAAGATTTATATATTTAAAAGGGCATTTGTTTCCTCTGTTAGGTTGGATATTCTTTTTGATGGTCAAATAAGTTAGATCTTTCCCTCTCACACCACTTGTTGGCCAGGAGCAACTGTAACGGAGGACAATTATAGGGAGAACCCTCTAATATAGTGAACGCATTTGACAATTAAAGTTGTCTATTTCACTCCGAATCGCATTTCGCATTTAAAGTTGTCTATTTCACGCCGAAACGCAATTCAATTTTCCATAGCACTATCATTTACAGAATCCTGGTATTTCTTATTCACAATCATGCTTGCTGCGAAACTTAGAAACAAAGTTAAATCCATCACCGAGATAAAAGACCCAATTGTAACCCCCATCATCTTTTAAAGCCCACAGACTCAAGAagacaaaaggaagaaaagaaacgaGAAGAACCCATAACTTCCTTTTTGTTTCGGGGGGTGGGTGTTCAAAGCCAATCATGGCTACGAAAGAAACACCACAATTGATCAAATGCATTCATGAAGGCGGCATTGTTTTTTAAAGCTAGGTAGGGACCTTTTCTTCATAGCCATGGGAAAAGGATTAACAATTCAGGAAAGAAGAAGgccaaaatataaaattaaacggagaattaaaaagaaaggcTATAAACGATGAAAGTTGAGAGAGAGGCATACCTGAGTCGCCGCTGCTCCAGAGGGACGAACAGTGTTCCGAGACAAATTGTTCTGGTTGGTCAAGTTAGAGAGAGCCGGTCGTTTCTTGGCCTGCAGAGGCTGAACAGCAGAAACCTTGGTGGCATTTTCTAAGGACGCAGGCCTCTTGGCTGCGGACGAAGAGGGCGTGGAAAGCGAAGAACGGCGGTTTTGCGAGGACATGACTGACGGCGGAGAGAAGCAAAGACAAGAAACACGAGTTCGCTAAACCTAACTCTCCCTAAAGAAAGTGTGGAAGAGATAACAAACTCCGCCCAAGCTTCTCGCCTGCTGCTCAGAAacaaagaaagcaagaaagcCTAAGAGAAGTGAGACGACGAGCACACCAAGAACCCATAACCCTGTAAAAAATCTATTAGTGGGGAAAAAGGGATTTGTTTGATGAAGGATATGTATGTAAAGGCGGCGTTGTATTGTGCAAAATAATAATGGGATTGCGAATGATTGCAAGGGTTGGAGTGTCTTCAGTATTCACTCAATCACTCTTCAGTGTTGGAGTGTTTTGAGTGACAGACGAGATTTATTAAcctctttttatttaatggatagAGTTCACGGAAAAagtggaagaaagaaaggacaaaaaaaaataaaaaaagagataatgtAACGAAACCAAGACGAAGAAGAAATACAAGACAACGCAGCACAATACGTGGAGCCTGGCTCTCTAGCTGTAGGAGATGGAGAGTGTGTGGTATGTGAGTACTGGGTATCCattattgaatttttatcctctcaattgcATTGTCtgtacttgatgtcaagtacCTCTAATAATACATAGTATGTTCGGGTGAGATGGGGTTCACATGGGATCTACCTttctctattagatgtacttgaagTCAAATACagacagtgtaattgagaggataataCACCGATCTAGTTTTTTTGTGatatttgtccttttttttttttttttttttgataggtaagggGGAGGAAAGATGTGAAcgaggaggtcttgggttcaatcGGCTTTTACGCACCACAAGCTACCAAGTGTGCTAAGCACTTGTTTACAATATATTT encodes:
- the LOC122640631 gene encoding cyclin-A1-4-like, with product MSSQNRRSSLSTPSSSAAKRPASLENATKVSAVQPLQAKKRPALSNLTNQNNLSRNTVRPSGAAATQAPSATKTAKIKKVSSDVRTTVFARSSVPESSFVKSSTVVSCKHVSVQRSDGPISSYVMPLAPCSMDISPSQSDGGSVSLDEMMSTCDSLKSSDIEYIDNADASAVAFIERRTCNNLYISDHIEPATGDICRRDIHMEMDLSDKIVEFADNYKDPQLCATIACDIYKHLRASETKKRPSTNFMEEVQRDINASMRAIMIDWLVEVAEEYRLVPDTLYLTVNYIDRYLSGNVMNRQRLQLLGVACMMIAAKYEEICAPQVEEFCYITDNTYFKEEVLQMEAAVLNYLKFEMTAPTVKCFLRRFVRAVQGSNEVSLLQLECLTNYLAELSLLEYGMLRYAPSLIAASAIFLANFILHPSKRPWNATVGHYTLYKPSELRDCVKALHHLACNSHNTGLPAIKEKYSQHKYKFVAKKCCPPSVPPEYFQDSTN